Sequence from the Zeugodacus cucurbitae isolate PBARC_wt_2022May chromosome 5, idZeuCucr1.2, whole genome shotgun sequence genome:
TTTTGAACCTTatctttttataaaatcatgtaataatattaaaacttttttgatttcGGAGCGGAATTTAAAATGAAGAAGGTATGAtcgcaataaaaaaattcaaaatttcaggGTTGCcatctatttttatatttgtaaaggAATATCATTTGAATAAAAGTCTGTGAGAAAATTAAACTACTTTTTTAGTTTcagaatatataatttataaatgtaatttgttattttaaaatgaaacagggttgccatatattttGACACTTATAATTATTAgcatctttaaataaaataatttaataatattaaaaagtatttgatTTCGGAGCGgaatttaaaatatagaaaGTGTGAtcgtaaaacttttttttaaaattcagggttgccatatacatattttatatttgtaaatgaaTAGCTTTGGAATCAAATTCGGTGAGAATAACAAAATATGTTGCTATTGGtaacataatatataatttataaaagcaatttgctattttaaaatgaaacagggttgccatattttattgacatttgtaattaaatttctttaaaaacatattagatgagaaaatttaattttctttgaatttttgaagTGGAATGTAAAAtctgtgaaaatattttgggtagagttgccacaattttttttcaaataattttatttgatcaaaatattttttttaataatagtaaTGGGCAATATTATGAAGaatctttaattaaataaaaatcatgcTCCACTAGCAACAAATTTCTTTTCACAGATTATTTGTActatatattcaagaacatcgGTTAAAAGTCAAATATTTCCATATCGGAATCTCTCTCTCGCTGGGAAATTTATcttcaagtaaaaaaaaatcaagtagGTGGAAGGAAAAATTCACTGCCAGTGCAACCTCATGCATCTGTTGCTTTCTATttgcaaaaactaaaaacgGTAAATCAAAGCTCATAAAAGCGCATTGTAGGCATATAATGAAAACATTAACTATAAATTATGCCTCTCTTCGTATATACCCCCGTGTCTATGTGTGCAACGCTCATgccaaaagttgaaaatttatttcatgaTTAACTTCCGCTGTCCACTAGCTAACCTGAGCCTATAGCTTTACCGCAATATGCCACAAAAATCCGGCATTTGAAAGCGCTGCTGtgattgcatacatatttacaagctTTATACACAGTTATAGCTTTTATGCAGCTACTTACAAGCGTTTATGTCTAAACTCTCAATGAAATTATAGGAAGTGTGCCCACACACTACCAAgtgcatataagtatgtattatcTGTCCGTCTATCTTAAGCGCCAAACGCGTTTGTCTGTTGAAGTGGGAAGCGCATGGCACCGTTAGCGCTTGGCTTGCAAGTGGTCAGCGTTTGTTGTGATTTTCCCATTGACTTTTATGATCTGCGTATTCACcactttttattcacttttcattcgcttttttcatattttttttcttcattgaaCTGAAGTGCTGTTGTCATTCAAAAACCGTGTTTGGGCGTGCAATTTTGCTTGTGCTTTTGCGTGGCCAAATAAAGCTACATAATtgcatgttcatatgtatatttgttggtTGATGTATGGCGAGGTCATTCAATTGCGTTGAAGATTTAAATTGCGGACATTAATTTGACCGCCCACAATTatcatgttatttatgttagacttaaaaaaaaattaaaaaattgctcTTGAATATTTTTGAGCGCAGCAGCTGTGTTTAAATGGACCGAAGTTTTTGGTAGCCATAAAATGTCGTTTGAAATAAAAGTCTGCCATTTCTTAAAGCTTGAAACAAAATTGAAGATATGAAGACACCGGTGGCAATAATATGAGGCGCATTGCATCGAGAGTTTGGTGGggatatttttaacatatttttgaaaataattgtaatttttgtttctgTCATTCATTGATAATGCCAACAAAAGTTTGATTACAGCATTCTTAAATAGTTTTGATTGCCCAAAACAGTGATTACTGATAGTATTTCACTCACATGAACCCGATTTCTAGGTGaccgaaaaatatttgttcaattATCTGGGACAAGGTAGTACAATACTTCTGTAAAGAGAGCTTGTAAGCACGATCATTGGGAAGTGAGAGCGTTGAATTTCAAAACATTCGATTATTTTTTAGGATTATTTTTTGATTCGAGGTGTATCTACCACACAGTGAACGTCGGATATACTCTTTAAAagtagtttttttaaatatcaagaGAAAGATAGTCGTTGCCCACTTCTTATCACACTTCATATTTATGTCGTAATTAACCTCATGCAAACCATCAATCCACCTTAAAACATATGATCTTCACGAAGTCCAAGCCGTAATCCTTGTATTTAATATCACCGAGATAATGGAGTTACCAGTAGTTTACAGTTTTATTCAGCAAATCTAATTGCTTTTCATCTAATTATTAATTCTCTTCTTAGGATATTACACTACTGTCTCCATTAATATATTTAGAGAACTCTTCATTGATAACATAATAATGATTGAAGTCATAGCTCAACCAATCTGTTTCTTTCCGACTTCCAGTACTCTCTCCTCATTGATgtacctctctctctctcttttactCTCTTTAGTTCAGCAAGAGAACATCGCTTCATTTTTAAACTATCGATAATGTTTTTAGATAGTTCTCGATAGACCCGAACCTAATGTGGTAAGAATTACCTTAGAAAAATTGTACTCCCTTATTGAAAAGCACATTTCTCATTCATTCATAAGTATTTCTAATATTTAGtatctaaaaaaatacttttaaattataGAAGTTTGTTTTTCAACTCAGTAGACagtagaaaaaatatgaaaattaataagaGCGCGAAGAACTTAATGCCAAGAAtactattaatattattattgtatacatttaaaagaAGCAATAATCTCTAGCCATctgttcaaacaaacaaatgttatttgtaattaaaatatttttgtaaaacgcTGAAAAGAATTCTTCGACGGCAACATAACTTTCACCAAGCACATTGGCGGCTGTCAGACAGACAAAAATTCAAGGCCCAAGTTCAAAAACGGAGCCATTTATAGCCggcgtaaacaaaataaatttaaaaaaatatataattcatgAAAATACATTAGGGTGTGACAATTTagttggaaatttttttaaaaaatatttttttaaagaaaataaaatgttttacacATTTGCTGAGTACAAATAAAGAGTTTAGTACATTTTCTGAGTATTTAAAATGGTAACAGATTTGGTGTTAAATGTGCACCcctaatacaaaataatttagttaatcCCATTCAAAGAACTCAAAAGAATATTTTCAATGCCAATACTaaactgaaataatttattgataGGCGCATTTGtctttcttgttgttatttatataaaaaaatgtgtgcatTGTCTTTATAAGAATTGTCTAAATGGAATGTTAACTTACGGATTCCACAGCAATATCTATGACTTTGTCTATTCGCACGTGTTGTAGTTAAActgtcaaacaaaaaaaaaaaatttttaaatcaatcacAATCGATCATTAAGCATTCTCGGTTATTACCCGTtcgaacacaaacaaaaactgttgaacaaaaaaataaaataaaatcaatcgcAGTCGTCCGTCCAATTATAGCACTTGAAGGAAATTTCCCATAGCCGAGTGCGTTTAAATTAATGCCCAAGTGTGATTCACgcactcaaattaaatattgaaatttatcttAAGGTCAACAAGTTCATTCGAATGCATTCACACCGGTGCGTTGTGGCAACCGCCAGCCGATTGAATGCACATTTCTACTCAGCAGCGCTAAAGATAAATTTCTATTTACATTTCCTACTAATTTTCAGCATTTAGCATTATCGTGCATTTCTTCTAATCTCGCAAATGGCAACAGTTTTGTGCCACTTAATTTTAGCTCAACAAAAAGCATTTGTTTGCCACTTTGTAGTGAGTTCGTTGTATGACCTGTAGGAACAATGAAGtgcgaaaaaattataatatattttaagtgaTAGCAAATGAAGCTTTGAAAGTAAAGCAAGGGTCTATGAGTGCAAAGAAACTATCTATACTTTCGGTGAATCGAAAGTGTGTCGACTGCTAGAGCGCTATTTTGTTCTTTCATTAAAAATGATGACTTGAAGTTGGTTGTGGTAGACAGAAGACAGAAAAAGTGAGACaacttattataatatattttaaattttgcaacTCAACTATTGTTCTCTCAATCAGTCTCTCTTTTACTGAACATTAACTTTGACAGCATgagaaaatgtcaaaaattgacATGTTAAGTATAGATTTTCGTGCAGGGTCTCTTCACATACAAGTGAATGGACATTACAACGAAAAATCTTGTATGTaccttgtatatatatatgtattatatattcagTGCCTTTTCTTTTGGCACTATCACAGATTCTATGGTAAACAATTAGATAATGTTTACAAATTTCTTGGCAGCTAAAGAGACGCGCGCCATTCTGTCGGCGGCTGTTACGGTATTGACAAAGGCGCAACGTAACAAAGGCAAACCTATAATTTGTTTACGTAAAATAATTCGTTTTTTGTTCTGCCGCTTTCCGccggaattaattaaaaatcatataaattatttactttgatGGTGTAAgcagattttttaataaaaattaagttgttCGACAAGCGATTTGGTATATATCTGGCACGTACCAAATGAGGGggatttgttttatataaatgtatatatacaagagagtttgtacgtatatatgtatgtatatatacgataGTTTGTGTGTTTTATATGTATGCCTGTCTATTCACTTCTAATTTTTGTGTGCAACATGctggaaatatttttgtgtgttccaaataattaattgaaatttttgaaattcaaaataataaatatttctttcacatacacattttggcattttttcagCTATTTGTTGGTGTTGGAAAGTGTGTCATGAAAATTTACATTTGTTGAACTGGaaactcatttttattaatatttctctAAATAACgctaaagtatatatatatttttgtattaaaatgtgtgccaattttgaaatattaataatccACTTTGTTGCAAATTCCACTAAATATTTCTTCCAATAACGCCTGGGTTCTGTTCATTCCGAAGCATTTACTTTACAAGCATTCAATATATTTCGCATTTTTTCCACTGTAAACGTATTaagttctaaaatatatatttgacataATTGAAAGAGTTAGGCCGGTTTAAGTctttccaaaaatttgtttttttagctTCACGTAccctttagaaatattttttttattgaagaaaattttttaataaagcctGAAAGAGAgaaatttgatgaattttttccTTATTCCCAGAATAAATTGTCATATTTGGCTTGTTGAGGTTTCTAGACCTTCCTAAACCTTCTCAACTGTGTTAAGTATTTGTTGATAATTGTAatctaattaatattattttatttctttatgtaCTAGAATTGTATCTAATAATCTAGATTGGCATCAGGAAGAGTATCAGATTACTCATACGACGTGTTGACCCCCATAAATTAGGACAATAGaagaataaattcaaaagtttttaatttttctaacaaaagaaaaactttgatcataaaactaGATTGTACTCTATTGTGAAAAATTTAtagggcctaatcattgaatccgtttcgatcgaaaaatggtccGATtcgttcgaaaaattttacgtcggaattaTTGAAagcgtatcgaaaataaaatttacgatcacattaaACTCatttaccgactcgaaaaaatactttccgcggctaatagatgtcgctaattacgaaatcattgaatccgaaaaatccaaaattttggtcggaaTCTATCCGTTGATGAGTGGGTTTAAAAGaagaataaattatatttaaaatgagtattttagagacaagagacaaaaacagactaacaaaaataaattaaagatgtgtaaaagcgatataaaattGCCCCCTCGAAATAgtgaaagaattttctcaaagagcctcaagcgaattaaacattttttggaagaaatttcacaatagtacaatagttaaaggtcagttttaatttttttttaacaaagcaaaaagcacggacagtttatcaaatttgtctcatttgtcgataaaggtcgataaaacagttttacgttctcactgtGTGGTAaaacagtttatcgacggaatcaatgattgcatgaacattttcgatcgaaaatctttatcgtatcgaaatcgaattccctgcggattcaatgattatgcCCACTGTTTTGAGCTACATACTCGAATACCAAAGACGCGACGGACTCCGTATATTCATTCTTTTGACGCAGAGTCAAGTCCACTCTTGTTAGACGTAATCATGCATATGTATCTTCTACGATAAGCTCTACTAGAATTTGTGAACTTTCTTTGCCCAATTTtggtagaaaatttttaatggagAACTTATCAAAAAGTTCATCAGCCATTCAGAGTGAGTCCGAAAAATGTATGTCCTCCATGTTTTGGAAAACACTAATAAGAAAAGGCGTTGACGTTGAATCAACCGTATACTATATCGGGGGTGTAGACGCTAATTAAACAGTTTCATTGCAGAGAGTGTTATCGGTTTATAGTTACTTCTTTAATCAATGGTGGGCGCCATAGTAAATTTTTCGCAACTTTTTGGTTCTCCAATTTCAATCGCCAAAAAAGTCAATTGTTCCTAAAggtttgttattttgtttccTATTTGATACTTTCATTAAGCCCTATGCTCCTCAAGAAGTCAGAGGAACTAAAAAGATGATCAATTTATTAAAGGTACCCTTTAATGACTCCCATCAAGAAATGTGACTGTTCATCTATTGACCATATATATACGTCATCTGTCAATTTCGCtagtttctttattttatatttgaaatcaaagttctctatattattgttatattaaattatcattataatcAATTACGGATCACCCTAACATTGGAATAAATATGCATTGgagttatttttagtaaataagaagaccataataattatattttgtcaCAGTTATATGGTTTAATCagctattttatataattatataatcgaGGCGTAAATAATCTGGGCACAAACCATTATAAAATAACGAATTTGACGAAAAAAAACCACTGCAAATACTATAAGTACCATATAGACCGATATGTGTGAATGTGAAAGCGTGCTGAAAAACTCTTTTTACGCTGTTTTtcacaaaacaattatattattttccataACTCATAAtgcactaaaaaatataatgaatttaataGCTCCGCGTTATTTCCCATTTCAGTGTTAACACACGTCGCAACAAACAGAGAGCTTCATAGCTCAGTGCGCGGCAATGAGCTGAGTTAATTAGTggcttacatataaaattcatacctcaacacacacacacaattaccTATATAAATTAACAGCTGAGAGGAGCAGCACACAATTATTAACCGGGTTTAATGAGAACCTGACAAAACGCGCCGATACGAGCACACAGTCGAGACACTATGGAAGTGTATGACGACAGGCCGGTGAGTGTCTACGACAATTTGAAAACGACGCCGACCAGCATACACACCAGCACACCGAAATCACTGAAAAGAGGTAACACAGTGCCGTCACCAGCTGCATCGCCATTGACAGCACACAGAGCAGCAGTAgcaccaacagcagcaacagcaacaacaacggcagcgAATAGAGCAACTAGCTCACCTATTTACGCCGATATTGCATTCAAGTTTAATGACAACAACCAACTGACAAATCAGCAGTCACAACAAACGTTCGCACAAgagaagcaacagcaacaaacgctTCCGTGCTTGACTCAGCAATACGCGCAACCACAGTTGGCGTCAAACTTCACTGAccaagcaccaacaacaacaacaacaacaacaacacaacatttTCCGACGAACACAACGTTACCAACACAGAATAatcacaacaacactaacaactacCACACTAACAGCAATCAACAGCGGCTAACACAGCCGAACACGTCGATTACATTGCCAGCTTCAGCTCCCGCACCGGCTCCAGCGCCAATCAAAgcaattgcaacagcaacaacgccaGCAGCCATGTCAACGACAGCAGCGTCGATGGCGACGTCGGCAGCGACTAGGAATGCAAGTCCGGCACAGAGACCGCTTAGTCAACATTCGCAATCGGAACTATACGAAGCCAGTCAGAGTATAGCTGCGGTGAAAGCCGCATTAAATGATGCTAAATCGAAATTTTTCGGCTTAAACGGTTACGCTCAAGATCATCCACACAACAACACTAACGAATCTCGGCCGAAGCAGCACAACGCGTCGCTGCCACGCCTACTCATCGACAATCAATATCCAAAAGTACAAATCGTGACGACAGCGCCCACACCACCACCAAAGAGCCAACCGAAATATCAGAACATACCGGAGAACAGCGCTATATTCCGCAATAACGTAGAGCTGCCACCCGAGTTGCCGCCGAAGCCACCAGGTGAGTTAATGTCagtcataaaattttatgttcatctctTTAACTAAGACTCCGTTTAATTATCGCAGTGGAAGCTGTTGCGGTGCCGTCGAGAATGATCGCCACAACTCCGCCCACACATACCGATGGCGCCGTCTCCACAACACCCAACTCTGCTGCGTTCTCAACAAGCTCAAGGCAATCGAATTCACCGTCGCCATCACCATCGGCACCGTCGGACGCGGCCAAGGTATCGTTGTCATCCTCACATGCCGCGTACAAGCAAATACCGCTAAATGATATTGACACTTCGCAGCCATCACAAGTGAGTAAAAGAAACCTTGTAGGTCTATATGTGTCTAATAATGGTTACGGgctcatatttaagttatacAGTTGTAGTTTGATGAGGCAGAGACTTTTTGAAATCTTTACGTTGTTATCTGAATTGCTGCATTGATTCTGTCAACTAtcatcttctgtaaaatttgatATAGAAAGTTTATCACCAATCAAGCTAGATATCGTAAATTTCGCTGAAAGTCCAGAAAATAAAATCCTATTACCCTCcgtattattttattgcattataGCTCTTTAAGACATCTTTCTATAACCTTCAAAAATACTGCAGAGTTCTATATGTAAAGTTAACCAATTGTTTGACTAAATTTAACGTATGTTCGGGTCACACAAAATGCGCAGTCAAGAAGCCAGAAATAGTTATAAAATCTATATTTGATGATCACTAgatattatcaaaaatatttgcaatgaaCCAAAGGCCAAAGGGCCTTACTGATCGACGTATATATTTACCGAGCTCATAATCCATAACCCGCCGAACATAACAAACTGGGGAAAACCTATACCCCTAACATAATATAGGCATATTTATACTGGCAACACTGTATTTGTGAGAGAATCAATATCTGATACATTTTGACGGAGAAATAGACAGTAATTGTTGTGGACAATATTACTcctataaattttatgaagtcAGCTGACATGATCTATAATTGTACGTCTTTGAGGCTTCGTTgttaaaattaagttatacTTTAACTACAAGAAGATTAAGAACAGTTTGAGATATTCATTATTAATGTACGGAAGACCAATGTAAAACTGGGTCTTAATCCTACCCccagttttatatataatactatactAGCCatgttcgattcgtcacttcTATTTTTTCTCGCAATTTTTAAGCTCAACTCTGTCGAATAATTGTCATGTCAAAGCAAGAACAATCTTATCTCGAAGCAGAATGAAGCATTGTTATTCATTATACAATTATGCCAGatttaattataccagttgttgGTTCGATTCGTTACTctctaagttaaaaaaaattaaaaaaaaaatattatttttgaacatttgTCTATTATGTACGAGTAAAAtagttatattatttgaaagctaAAAATATACTGAAATATAAATTAGAGAGCTTGTAtaactataaatttaatatgtttatgaatgtaaataattttattaagtatttaaagCTGTATCAGCTCAACTACTAAATTATTACATTGTAATGGAGACAATAGTCAATCAATAAATTCACACATTATTTATCGTGTAactgaataaaattataattttttaatatatttgtgaaTACAAGTATTCTATGCTAATAGGTATATGCAatttatatgatgatttttatataatattaatatccaAATTATTTAACTACTGCTACTGAAACTAttcataaatatgcataaatacatatactagGGCTAACTCTATAATATCTAGTCTAACAATGGAAAAGTGAAGTTTTTGTGTTGAAaacgttttgcttttgtttgaaataacatgtttttgaattattttttgaaacaccGCATGCAATGCCTCTCAAGTAGCATCTTCTTCTTGTGTCGCAAATCATTTACCATTCTGTTTTTTTCTCGATATGAgggatcaataaaaatatgcttgTTAAATCAAGACTTTTGGGTGGTCACACATTGAttgattattttagtttttgttacaATACCATGGTGGTCGCAAGACTATGAATGcctgtttttgtctcttgtctctgAAATGcccattttaaatataatttagtccgcCATCAGTAAttctttacataaaaacttcaaaatggtttacttcttttaaatttcttcttttaAACCAACTaatcaacggatagatttcgactaaaatttccgattttacggattcaatgatttcgtaattagcgacatctattagccgcggaatgtattaTTTCGAGTCGGTAAGCGAGTTCAATATGatcgtaaatattattttcgatacggtttcaatgattccgacatACAATTTTTCGAACGATTAGGCCCATTATTTATGTGCGTCATGCTTGGTTTTTACCCAtgtcacattttaattataaatttattaggagatttatttttatattttttagaattataacttcaaaaaattttttatacataatttgaaattcaaaaatattttgaaaagatgtatgtatataattattgaCTACTctccaaaaactaaaaaaaaatattttggctttatcgagttatttttaataacaaacaaatgaattattgaatgaaaatttttacaacaacgAAAACACGCATGTTTTGACATGTTTTTCTCTAATCACAAACAACAATTGTTCTTTTGTGCGTGCTATGCTTCGCCGCTGTTATCGCcactttgcatatttttcagcAGCACACAAGGTCATCTAACTCATTAACAGCTGTGCAGATCAGCAGCagaccaacaataacaacacaaataccTGTTGTCTctgcaataacaaaatattgacaaatcGATAAGAACAGCTGGCTGCGCtgagaaatgtaaacaaaactgcACTAActctataaaaacaacaaatatagatacatacatatagaacataaatatatatcatatcATACGTTGCATGTAAACAACGTAAATCTTAATATTTTGCTATAAAAGTTGCATGCCTTTGCCAAAAAGATGTTAGTAGTAATTGCAACTCACATTCGTCAACAACAAATCTAAATtcgaaatcaaaatcaaaaaatggaaaaaataaacgCGTTCTCCAACTTTTTGCTACAAATCTCACTGGCCTCATTCATTTTGAGATTTTACATACGCATATCGATCGTCGTGCAGCGTTTTCGTGTCAGAATTTTCATAGCTGAGCCCGTGCAGAGCGGTAGAGTTTTGGAATACAATACGAGTCACAATATATTGCCGTTATGCATAGTAGCGCCTTTAACATCCAGTTACGTtgaaacgcctaaaagtagataTCCATTGCTGAGACTACAAAATGAAATGTGTCAATTGGGTGGACGAAATTATCAACATTATCGAGCAGTACGCAGGAGATTGGAATTGTAGACATTGGAGATTATACTATAATGACAATTCTGGATTTCCaaagttaatttaatataaataagtcATAAGTATACtagtatttattaatatatgaatttagatatttatttgaaatatttagtataaaaatgtaaatggtatgtatcaaaaaataaaaaattaagtaccTTAGTAATCTCGATTCCTTATCGacggaaaaacaaaaattttcttattaaagtTAAGGATCTTAATGGTTTCTAAATTCCTTCCACTTTAATCCTTCTTCTTTAATGAGTACTACCGGTGAGCGACGACTTTCTTTACTATTCACAGGGACACAATTTAGGAATACCGGAGTGGTCAAAGAAACATTCCTTCCCTCGGTTTTAAAACTATTCAGCCTGAGTTTAACATATTATGACTCTAATAGAATGAACTTTGAAAGACAATCCGAGCATAAAACATTGAGTATCTTGAAAAACATCTGCCTTAATCGTCTGTTAGATGGGATGATACTTCAATGTATagtcattttcaataaatatctcGAGAATCTGTTTCTCGAGTTGAGATCTCAGAGGTAGGAAACCTTCTATAGTATAGTATATCAAAATCTGAATAGTTCCTAAAGAACCCGCAATGTTTACCAATGTCAGATGTAGAATTTTCGAACCTCTAG
This genomic interval carries:
- the LOC105209963 gene encoding mucin-2 isoform X2, with translation MEVYDDRPVSVYDNLKTTPTSIHTSTPKSLKRGNTVPSPAASPLTAHRAAVAPTAATATTTAANRATSSPIYADIAFKFNDNNQLTNQQSQQTFAQEKQQQQTLPCLTQQYAQPQLASNFTDQAPTTTTTTTTQHFPTNTTLPTQNNHNNTNNYHTNSNQQRLTQPNTSITLPASAPAPAPAPIKAIATATTPAAMSTTAASMATSAATRNASPAQRPLSQHSQSELYEASQSIAAVKAALNDAKSKFFGLNGYAQDHPHNNTNESRPKQHNASLPRLLIDNQYPKVQIVTTAPTPPPKSQPKYQNIPENSAIFRNNVELPPELPPKPPVEAVAVPSRMIATTPPTHTDGAVSTTPNSAAFSTSSRQSNSPSPSPSAPSDAAKVSLSSSHAAYKQIPLNDIDTSQPSQAVYMSTTVPQNIKATQHPNPMSFKYPNLARWLLILEIIVGLLISFLAIWIFCLAPNTAIQYNPYWSGLMLLLAGILGLVLVRYQRIKRHKVRENCFKFLRADSYLLALLAILLCGIAVFCAALHYARLCASDTHCASTNILLEHGSCTCTFNANEDELMAPTNSSAAQVANGLLDEEVVPENFNDQSYKVEYRDLSCKELRGEWITILIFSIALNSFGLLLAFAYTVLLFCCRHSAKRPFYTSVHTSTF
- the LOC105209963 gene encoding mucin-2 isoform X1, with protein sequence MEVYDDRPVSVYDNLKTTPTSIHTSTPKSLKRGNTVPSPAASPLTAHRAAVAPTAATATTTAANRATSSPIYADIAFKFNDNNQLTNQQSQQTFAQEKQQQQTLPCLTQQYAQPQLASNFTDQAPTTTTTTTTQHFPTNTTLPTQNNHNNTNNYHTNSNQQRLTQPNTSITLPASAPAPAPAPIKAIATATTPAAMSTTAASMATSAATRNASPAQRPLSQHSQSELYEASQSIAAVKAALNDAKSKFFGLNGYAQDHPHNNTNESRPKQHNASLPRLLIDNQYPKVQIVTTAPTPPPKSQPKYQNIPENSAIFRNNVELPPELPPKPPVEAVAVPSRMIATTPPTHTDGAVSTTPNSAAFSTSSRQSNSPSPSPSAPSDAAKVSLSSSHAAYKQIPLNDIDTSQPSQAVYMSTTVPQNIKGSKIAGRHTPTRNSLRHSRMLVVNNKTYPATQHPNPMSFKYPNLARWLLILEIIVGLLISFLAIWIFCLAPNTAIQYNPYWSGLMLLLAGILGLVLVRYQRIKRHKVRENCFKFLRADSYLLALLAILLCGIAVFCAALHYARLCASDTHCASTNILLEHGSCTCTFNANEDELMAPTNSSAAQVANGLLDEEVVPENFNDQSYKVEYRDLSCKELRGEWITILIFSIALNSFGLLLAFAYTVLLFCCRHSAKRPFYTSVHTSTF